A genomic region of Pseudopipra pipra isolate bDixPip1 chromosome W, bDixPip1.hap1, whole genome shotgun sequence contains the following coding sequences:
- the LOC135406071 gene encoding hydrocephalus-inducing protein homolog, which produces MRTEKWEDTTERLPGARWPLKRRVVKAVPEPPHTVLERSSHEVELFLSAQVDYAEFKLDTVEVQLKQTELFQTEISTFRMSNTGNVALKYCWEENLEEEIPSKSSGRPFSSTQTRDFLSSTAEDLWERNRARLVQQALLLESTQPQPTQPHPSLRLSKQLCRSSKGLSSSPEFSPIPVKDPPLFSIEPHCGTIPAGQNQIFRVKFFPTCVGEFKAEMLCRLLNLKPSQESPRVFVMGKGCLLKADLKCSTSLQKGETQSSKPKKKVQRSAKPE; this is translated from the exons ATGCGCACTGAGAAGTGGGAGGATACCACCGAGAGACTCCCGGGAGCCCGCTGGCCTTTGAAGCGGAGG gtgGTCAAGGCAGTCCCGGAACCACCTCACACCGtcctggagaggagcagccacGAGGTCGAGCTTTTCCTCAGTGCTCAGGTTGACTACGCCGAGTTCAAACTGGACACGGTCGAGGTTCAGCTGAAGCAGACTGAGCTCTTCCAGACAGAGATAAGCAC TTTCCGGATGTCCAATACAGGGAATGTAGCCCTGAAATACTGCTGGGAGGAGAATCTGGAGGAGGAAATACCATCAAAGAGTTCTGGGAGGCCGTTCTCGTCCACTCAGACAC gtgATTTCTTGTCCTCTACTGCTGAGGATCTCTGGGAAAGGAATCGTGCAAGGCTGGTGCAGCAGGCATTGCTGCTCGAGTCAACTCAGCCCCAGCCAACTCAGCCCCACCCAAGTCTGCGCCTTTCAAAGCAGCTGTGCCGCTCTTCGAAGGGCCTTAGCTCCTCCCCGGAATTCTCTCCAATTCCTGTCAAGGACCCACCACTGTTCTCCATTGAGCCCCACTGCGGTACCATCCCTGCTGGCCAGAATCAGATTTTCCGTGTGAAATTCTTCCCAACGTGTGTGGGAGAATTTAAGGCCGAAATGCTGTGCAG ACTTCTTAACCTGAAGCCATCTCAGGAGAGCCCACGGGTGTTTGTGATGGGGAAAGGCTGTTTGCTGAAGGCTGATCTGAAATGCTCTACATCACTGCAAAAAGGTGAAACCCAGAGCAGCAAACCCAAGAAGAAGGTGCAGCGGTCAGCAAAACCAGAGTGA
- the LOC135404851 gene encoding hydrocephalus-inducing protein homolog, producing MDDQGVFFLKSTQSALRAFHTADMEKDSTGKAKKPYLLLEHGQSAEFHVFFKPTLAQRLKGKIRVPVSGNSEIDIELVGEGHNDDFTLDNLPGLAEDSQESNAEGNLEDDIIEAVRANHIKFGECAVRELCNKTFTVTNRSKEEVMQFECLLADAPFQFSPKGVTTYQ from the exons ATGGATGACCAGGgagttttcttcctgaaaagcaCGCAGTCCGCACTCCGTGCCTTCCACACTGCAGACATGGAAAAGGACTCCACTGGAAAAG CCAAGAAGCCTTACCTGCTCCTGGAACACGGGCAATCAGCAGAGtttcatgtgtttttcaaaCCCACCCTGGCCCAACGTCTGAAAGGGAAGATCCGTGTGCCAGTGTCAGGCAACAGTGAGATCGACATAGAGCTGGTGGGTGAAGGCCACAATGATGACTTCACCCTTGATAACCTCCCTGGACTAGCAGAAGACAGCCAGGAGAGCAATGCTGAGGGCAATCTGGAGGACGACATCATTGAGG CTGTCAGAGCGAATCACATAAAGTTTGGGGAGTGTGCAGTCAGGGAGCTCTGCAACAAGACCTTCACAGTCACCAACCGCAGCAAGGAGGAGGTGATGCAGTTTGAGTGTCTGCTGGCAGATGCCCCGTTCCAGTTCTCCCCCAAG ggagtcACCACATACCAGTGa
- the LOC135404850 gene encoding hydrocephalus-inducing protein homolog: MPEGPDVSLEFGTINVLDNKQQVLSLQNKGLYDIEYSFKLTTGSAKRGDLESPFTVRPQGAVLKASQPPVKVEVLFHPTTEVFLESKPILLCQVIDLKSGQGGETVATIPVRVLVRAVYSKYSIEPASPIDFGAMVKGTKKRQVLIVENKGALNFKFLIRQAPPLQSSQQEESAPSVRERKCSTQAQLTAGVFTVSPCSGSVGPGGQQKITVDCNPGAEGKCEEQLYIDISNRDPKDNPLGIPFTLTAKSCFPALVEDVTSIFEQYPIHSNVNLHQTLQSVQGQRCVHQR; the protein is encoded by the exons ATGCCTGAAG GTCCAGATGTCAGCTTGGAATTTGGAACCATTAATGTCCTGGATAATAAGCAGCAAGTCCTGAGTCTGCAGAACAAAGGCTTATATGACATTGAGTACAG TTTCAAGCTGACCACTGGAAGTGCCAAGAGGGGTGACTTGGAATCTCCCTTCACTGTCCGGCCGCAGGGGGCTGTGCTGAAAGCCTCCCAGCCACCTGTGAAAGTTGAGGTCCTCTTCCACCCCACGACTGAAGTGTTTCTCGAGAGCAAAcccatcctgctctgccag GTCATTGATCTCAAATCAGGTCAAGGAGGCGAGACCGTTGCCACCATCCCAGTGAGGGTGTTGGTGAGAGCTGTGTACAGCAAGTACAGCATCGAGCCTGCCTCGCCCATCGACTTCGGTGCCATGGTTAAGGGCACCAAGAAGAGACAGGTCTTAATTGTGGAGAACAAAGGCGCCCTCAACTTCAAATTCCTCATCCGCCAAGCACCTCCACTGCAAAG TTCACAGCAAGAGGAATCTGCCCCCTCagtcagggaaagaaaatgctCCACACAG GCTCAGCTCACTGCAGGCGTGTTCACGGTGTCCCCTTGCTCCGGCTCCGTCGGTCCTGGGGGCCAGCAGAAGATCACAGTGGATTGCAacccaggagcagaggggaaatGCGAGGAGCAGCTGTACATTGACATCAGCAACAGAGACCCCAAGGACAATCCCCTCGGCATTCCCTTTACCCTGACTGCCAAGTCCTGCTTCCCAG CGCTTGTTGAAGACGTCACGTCCATCTTTGAGCAGTACCCGATCCACAGCAACGTCAATCTCCACCAGACGTTACAGTCGGTGCAAGGCCAACGGTGTGTTCATCAGAGATGA
- the LOC135404849 gene encoding hydrocephalus-inducing protein-like translates to MNQSHSSPKHKDEKKSSKSPEKPEKKPLEKHGSHKSLQQEGEVAEGSVGSQDAGVPCLDFHVTRREKVFRRILKSKKLTPPKQILHSLGLGPPIPPGSLFSVVPYPEEDRVPTATEDLRHFILVEPEGAAAEDDVAPEAEAQDHLKEGKATSRHKSSKEKPNSPQSPKSLRDHSPETPRSSPEPMKSQLQSDSTLERPARLRRFRWIVPAHGEVELKIRFSPTVPGQFDQLRNFEILGSKRLYQLPCSATALYPSISQNPQ, encoded by the exons TCCCACTCTTCCCCTAAACACAAAGATGAGAAGAAGAGCAGTAAGTCTCCGGAGAAGCCAGAGAAGAAGCCTCTGGAAAAACATGGCAGCCACAAGAGTCTTCAGCAGGAAGGGGAAGTTGCAGAAGGCTCAGTCGGAAGCCAGGATGCCGGAGTGCCCTGCTTGGACTTCCACGTCACGCGTCGTGAAAAGGTGTTTAGGAGGATCCTGAAGAGCAAGAAGCTGACACCACCAAAGCAG aTCCTGCACTCTCTGGGACTGGGACCTCCCATTCCCCCTGgctctcttttctctgtggtcCCCTACCCAGAGGAGGACAGAGTCCCCACAGCAACAGAAGACCTCAGACACTTCATCCTTGTTGAACCtgagggtgctgctgcagaagatgaTGTG GCCCCAGAGGCAGAGGCACAGGACCACTTGAAGGAGGGGAAAGCCACGAGCAGACACAAGTCTAGCAAGGAAAAGCCAAACTCCCCCCAGAGCCCGAAAAGTCTCCGTGATCACTCCCCAGAAACACCCCGAAGTTCACCTGAGCCAATGAAAAGCCAACTGCAGAGTGACTCAACCCTCGAGAGACCTGCCAG GCTGAGAAGGTTCCGGTGGATCGTTCCTGCCCACGGCGAGGTGGAACTGAAGATCCGCTTCAGCcccacagtgccagggcagTTTGACCAGCTGAGGAACTTTGAGATCCTGGGCTCAAAGCGCCTGTACCAgttgccctgcagtgccactgccctgtACCCCAGCATCAGCCAGAACCCACAGTAA